In Triticum aestivum cultivar Chinese Spring chromosome 5B, IWGSC CS RefSeq v2.1, whole genome shotgun sequence, the following proteins share a genomic window:
- the LOC123115536 gene encoding acidic leucine-rich nuclear phosphoprotein 32 family member B → MDSGSSSGGNNQGKKKSKKRVLTAEELKNRRLENVQPTSWDDEWIVTLKITDNVVEDEDTSSIVSSFWTDSPFSIDAEEETDKEEADEEGADNEDEEEEEADGDGDKKEEDQTDDDDGDQTDDDNGEDLS, encoded by the exons atggacagTGGCAGTTCATCCGGTGGAAACAACCAAGGCAAGAAAAAGAGCAAGAAACGTGTGCTGACCGCGG AAGAGCTGAAAAACCGGCGGCTTGAGAATGTGCAACCTACCTCTTGGGACGATGAGT GGATTGTAACACTGAAAATCACAGATAATGTGGTGGAGGATGAAGACACTAGTAGCATCGTGAGCAGTTTCTGGACAGACAGCCCCTTCTCGATAGATGCCGAGGAGGAGACTGACAAGGAGGAGGCTGATGAAGAGGGGGCTGacaatgaggatgaggaggaggaggaggctgacggAGACGGTGACAAGAAGGAGGAGGATCAGACTGACGACGACGATGGCGACCAGACTGACGATGACAATGGCGAGGACCTCAGCTAA